A genomic segment from Patescibacteria group bacterium encodes:
- a CDS encoding LAGLIDADG family homing endonuclease, translating into MQKINPDYIVGLVDGEGSFTVYVRNPSKISLTRRVKIEPKFYLKLIEKDKRILYQLKDFFGCGSVYFQKDTRPNHQNCYRYEVYNRNDIRSIIIPFFQKYKLKFPSKKKDFDIFCKMFSLIEKGEHLKESGLKKLYTLKQHMH; encoded by the coding sequence ATGCAAAAGATTAACCCAGATTATATTGTAGGTTTGGTGGACGGCGAAGGCAGTTTTACTGTCTATGTACGCAATCCATCAAAAATTTCTCTTACTCGAAGAGTTAAGATAGAACCAAAATTCTATTTGAAACTAATTGAGAAAGATAAAAGAATTTTGTATCAATTAAAAGATTTTTTTGGTTGTGGAAGTGTGTATTTTCAAAAAGATACACGACCTAATCATCAAAACTGTTATAGATACGAAGTTTATAATAGAAATGATATCCGATCGATCATAATTCCATTTTTTCAGAAATATAAATTGAAGTTTCCTTCAAAAAAGAAGGACTTTGATATATTCTGTAAAATGTTTTCTTTGATTGAGAAGGGTGAACACCTCAAAGAATCTGGTTTGAAGAAGTTGTATACCTTGAAACAACATATGCATTAG
- a CDS encoding ATP-binding protein: MFIQILRKAVVAFVSFLMPFLGFLILLNSPFSKEIFYSPVVRSIVVILICMMAFIVSYFAYQIYKKNHDARIFIITLAFYVFGFVFFLNILSTANFQFLIEDVFEVTEHYGLFLGSLFLLGFILPPVTLDAKIYQYRRKIFFWVFFGLPAIFIFLVFSPGVAETLEHNARFFIGATGVLLLGSLILLLYKYRDSTSNLIWNLIIGFSILINSAIIPFFYDYWNVLWWYFNFVIFVSFFVIFIGLVSNLFKQVPKGKEYKGSGFKIVFGEIPIYARISTKMILFIISISVLPLLATNYFIFNSAKNNLHQQVFDDLSFVSQSVKGQVFAYVESVESRTLDFSSDGFIRDKVKEITEEESIEAVSELNNHLIKNKKTLDDTILGIIITDHNGKVIASTDDKEIGADESNDNYFLKGTKGIYISELEINHGHFDKVSESLIVSAPLTDKETGELIGVIINIFDIEKIQHILSSNVGNNSGGNGIAGIERNNSEVYIVDRNKRMFVHPGGASHEAGDDHYSGMDIDTIPVNNCFEKGEDFTGIYNNYKDEEVVGVSICIADREWVVLIEKVREEVFQPLSNLENNLITIVPLTVIIILFFGLYFSGQLTEPIESLTAVSKRISDGDLEVRANIDAKDEIGILAENFNKMTDNLIEARTFPENIIRSMGDSLVVLSPDAKITKVNQATLDLLGYKAEELIGIQAEKVIGVEAAQAIFMGAGLKKLLEKGFIKDIEIPLKSKGGEDIPVSISASVIKSENDNISGIVVVSKDMRIFKEVEKAKSEFISIAAHQLRTPLSAIKWTMQMLMDGDFGKLNEEQKKALTEGNIANDRMVALIADLLNVSRIEEGRFALKFSPVKLDAMIEKIISSLSIKADKKGVHLDYIKTSDMPVINIDDEKIYIVLENLIENAIKYTGEGGKVIVETSVIEDDIEVKIKDTGIGIPDTEKDSMFKRFFRGSNARQKHTDGSGLGLYIAKNIVEKHNGRIWFESVLDEGATFFVRLPINNKSHL; this comes from the coding sequence ATGTTCATACAGATTTTAAGAAAAGCGGTAGTCGCATTTGTTTCATTTTTAATGCCATTTCTGGGTTTTCTTATACTTCTTAATAGTCCATTTTCAAAAGAGATTTTTTATAGTCCGGTAGTTCGGTCTATTGTTGTGATCTTAATTTGCATGATGGCTTTTATAGTCTCCTATTTTGCGTATCAGATATACAAGAAGAATCATGATGCCAGGATATTTATTATAACTTTAGCTTTTTATGTTTTTGGTTTTGTATTTTTCTTAAATATATTATCCACTGCGAATTTTCAGTTTCTTATTGAAGATGTTTTTGAAGTGACTGAGCATTATGGGCTTTTCCTGGGGTCACTTTTCCTTTTAGGTTTTATTTTGCCGCCAGTGACTCTTGATGCAAAAATATATCAATATAGAAGAAAAATATTTTTTTGGGTATTTTTTGGTTTGCCGGCGATATTTATCTTCCTTGTATTTTCTCCTGGAGTTGCAGAGACTCTTGAACATAATGCCCGCTTTTTTATAGGGGCGACAGGTGTTTTATTGTTAGGTTCATTGATACTTTTATTATATAAATACAGAGACAGCACCAGCAATCTTATATGGAATTTGATCATAGGTTTTTCTATACTGATTAATTCCGCCATAATTCCATTTTTCTATGATTATTGGAATGTTTTATGGTGGTATTTTAATTTTGTTATTTTCGTCTCTTTCTTTGTTATTTTTATCGGCCTTGTCAGTAATTTATTTAAGCAGGTCCCCAAGGGAAAAGAATATAAAGGTTCTGGATTCAAAATAGTTTTTGGGGAGATCCCGATCTACGCAAGAATCAGCACCAAGATGATACTTTTTATAATCTCTATTTCTGTATTGCCTTTGCTTGCCACTAACTATTTTATTTTCAACAGCGCCAAGAATAATCTTCATCAGCAAGTTTTTGACGACCTATCTTTTGTATCGCAGTCTGTCAAGGGGCAAGTGTTTGCTTATGTTGAGTCTGTGGAGTCTAGGACTCTTGATTTTTCATCAGACGGCTTTATAAGAGATAAAGTGAAAGAAATAACGGAAGAAGAATCAATTGAGGCCGTATCAGAGCTTAATAATCATCTGATTAAGAATAAAAAAACTCTTGATGATACTATACTTGGTATCATCATCACTGATCATAACGGGAAAGTTATAGCTTCTACGGATGATAAGGAGATAGGCGCTGACGAATCTAATGATAATTATTTTTTGAAAGGAACAAAGGGTATTTATATATCTGAATTGGAAATAAATCATGGTCATTTTGATAAAGTCAGCGAATCTTTGATTGTGTCTGCTCCATTGACTGATAAGGAGACGGGAGAATTGATAGGCGTTATTATTAATATTTTTGATATAGAGAAAATCCAACATATACTGTCCAGTAATGTAGGCAATAATAGCGGTGGGAATGGCATTGCCGGCATAGAAAGAAATAATTCTGAGGTTTATATTGTTGATCGGAATAAAAGAATGTTCGTCCATCCGGGGGGCGCTAGCCATGAAGCAGGCGATGATCATTACTCAGGCATGGATATTGATACTATTCCGGTGAATAATTGTTTTGAGAAAGGAGAGGATTTTACAGGTATTTATAATAATTATAAAGATGAAGAGGTTGTAGGCGTATCTATATGTATTGCTGACAGGGAGTGGGTTGTGTTGATAGAGAAAGTAAGAGAGGAGGTTTTCCAGCCTTTGTCTAATCTTGAGAATAATCTAATAACAATAGTTCCGCTTACGGTTATAATTATTTTATTTTTTGGATTATATTTTTCCGGACAACTTACTGAGCCGATAGAGTCGTTAACAGCTGTTTCCAAGAGAATATCCGACGGTGATCTTGAAGTGAGAGCGAACATAGACGCTAAAGATGAGATAGGAATATTAGCGGAGAATTTCAATAAGATGACAGATAACCTTATAGAAGCAAGAACATTTCCTGAGAATATAATTCGTTCTATGGGGGATAGTCTTGTCGTCTTAAGTCCTGATGCCAAAATCACTAAAGTTAATCAAGCCACGCTTGATCTTTTGGGATACAAAGCCGAAGAGTTGATAGGTATCCAAGCAGAGAAGGTAATAGGCGTTGAAGCGGCTCAGGCTATATTTATGGGTGCCGGACTTAAGAAACTTTTAGAGAAAGGGTTTATAAAAGATATTGAGATTCCTCTTAAGTCTAAGGGCGGGGAAGATATCCCTGTAAGCATATCGGCATCGGTTATCAAGAGTGAAAATGACAATATTTCCGGTATTGTTGTGGTATCTAAAGATATGAGAATATTTAAAGAGGTTGAGAAAGCTAAATCAGAATTTATATCTATCGCGGCACATCAACTAAGGACGCCTTTGTCTGCCATTAAGTGGACTATGCAAATGCTTATGGATGGGGATTTTGGCAAATTAAATGAAGAGCAGAAAAAAGCGCTTACTGAAGGCAATATTGCTAACGATAGAATGGTCGCGCTTATTGCGGACCTTTTAAATGTGTCTCGTATTGAAGAAGGCAGATTTGCTCTTAAATTTTCCCCTGTAAAATTAGACGCGATGATAGAGAAAATTATTTCAAGCCTTAGTATCAAAGCTGATAAAAAAGGCGTACATTTGGACTATATAAAGACTTCTGATATGCCGGTAATAAATATAGATGATGAGAAGATCTATATTGTCTTGGAAAATCTGATAGAAAATGCAATAAAATATACGGGGGAAGGAGGAAAAGTTATTGTTGAAACGAGTGTTATAGAAGATGATATTGAAGTAAAGATTAAAGATACCGGAATCGGGATTCCTGATACGGAGAAGGACAGTATGTTTAAAAGATTTTTCAGGGGAAGCAATGCCAGGCAAAAGCATACAGACGGTTCCGGATTAGGGCTTTATATCGCTAAGAATATTGTTGAAAAACACAATGGCAGAATATGGTTTGAATCTGTACTAGATGAAGGCGCAACATTCTTTGTAAGATTGCCGATAAATAATAAATCACACTTGTAA
- a CDS encoding response regulator, with the protein MPQKYILIIEDEKTLSGLLREKLVGAGYRVKEAHNGKEGLAKISEEKPDLVLLDILMPEVSGFDVLENLSESGIIKTLPVIIISNSGQPVEIDKALALGVKDYLIKVEFTPQEVLEKVSKQIGEGSEVKDINFNGPDSKDAANEKHAVKEELSSDKIADLGNYILLVEDDKFLSGLLFKKLSQEFKVEVAGNGAEAFNKIKGGIPRLVLLDLMLPDIDGFKILEILKNDDRTKNIPVLILSNLGQKEDQDRSLSLGADGYMIKAHFTPGEIIEKAKSLLK; encoded by the coding sequence ATGCCCCAGAAATATATTCTTATAATTGAAGACGAAAAGACTTTATCAGGCCTGCTTAGAGAAAAGCTTGTCGGCGCCGGATATAGAGTTAAAGAGGCTCATAACGGCAAAGAAGGACTTGCGAAAATAAGCGAAGAAAAGCCTGACCTTGTGCTTCTTGATATTCTTATGCCGGAAGTGAGCGGGTTTGATGTGCTTGAGAATCTAAGCGAAAGCGGCATTATCAAGACATTGCCAGTCATTATTATATCTAATTCAGGCCAGCCTGTTGAGATTGATAAGGCCCTTGCGCTCGGGGTGAAAGATTATCTGATAAAGGTTGAATTTACACCGCAGGAAGTTTTAGAAAAAGTCTCTAAACAGATAGGTGAAGGTAGTGAAGTAAAAGATATTAATTTTAATGGTCCAGATAGCAAAGATGCCGCAAATGAAAAACATGCCGTAAAAGAAGAACTTTCAAGTGATAAAATAGCAGATTTGGGGAATTACATTTTGCTTGTTGAAGATGATAAATTTTTAAGCGGTCTTCTTTTTAAAAAATTAAGCCAGGAATTTAAGGTGGAAGTTGCCGGAAATGGAGCGGAAGCTTTTAATAAAATAAAAGGAGGTATTCCTCGTCTAGTGCTTCTTGACCTTATGTTGCCTGATATAGACGGATTTAAAATACTTGAGATACTGAAAAATGATGATAGGACAAAAAATATACCAGTGCTTATTTTAAGCAATCTTGGTCAAAAAGAAGATCAAGATAGAAGCCTTTCTTTAGGCGCTGATGGTTATATGATAAAGGCGCATTTTACCCCCGGTGAGATTATTGAGAAGGCAAAAAGTCTTTTAAAATAA
- a CDS encoding MBL fold metallo-hydrolase, with the protein MIITYYGSSCFKVQSGETVLVFDPPSKESKFKSPRFASNLVFVSHNHKDHNGWENFTAGEKKAVVLRGPGEYESGGTHIKGVLTYHDSSFGKDRGMNTAYVVNLENMNICHLGDFGEVELRGESKEDIGEVDILFVPIGGDSVIDAEMASKIVSQIEPRIVIPMHYGDSKSTEFKKFINEMGGNGKPIDKLTLKKKDLEGKEMQFIVLNAE; encoded by the coding sequence ATGATAATCACTTATTATGGTTCATCTTGTTTCAAGGTGCAGTCAGGTGAGACTGTGCTTGTTTTTGACCCTCCGTCAAAAGAATCGAAATTTAAGTCGCCCAGATTCGCATCCAATCTGGTATTTGTAAGCCATAATCATAAAGACCATAATGGGTGGGAGAATTTTACTGCCGGAGAAAAAAAAGCGGTAGTATTAAGAGGGCCTGGAGAATATGAGTCAGGAGGTACGCATATAAAAGGGGTGCTTACTTACCACGATTCTTCGTTTGGAAAAGACAGAGGGATGAATACTGCTTATGTTGTAAATTTGGAAAATATGAATATCTGCCACCTTGGCGATTTTGGAGAAGTTGAGTTAAGAGGAGAATCAAAAGAAGATATTGGCGAAGTTGATATTCTTTTTGTTCCCATAGGCGGTGATTCTGTTATTGATGCCGAAATGGCCTCAAAAATAGTTTCTCAGATAGAGCCGCGGATAGTTATTCCTATGCATTATGGAGATAGTAAATCAACCGAATTTAAGAAATTTATTAATGAAATGGGCGGTAATGGCAAGCCGATTGATAAGCTTACGCTTAAGAAGAAAGATTTAGAAGGCAAAGAAATGCAGTTTATCGTTTTAAACGCCGAGTAA
- the gyrA gene encoding DNA gyrase subunit A, whose protein sequence is MKIVPRDIVKEMRESYLDYAMSVIVTRALPDVRDGLKPVQRRILYAMHGLGLASNAKYRKSAMVVGEVLGKYHPHGDTSVYEAMVRLAQDFSMRYRLIDGQGNFGSIDGDSAAAMRYTEAKMTKISGEILKDIEKETVDFVPNYDGALKEPKVLPSAIPNLLINGALGIAVGMATKIPPHNLREVIGATVALIDNPKATTEDLLEFVKGPDFPTGGIIFNAKDIHHAYASGRGGIIVRGETDIVEVKSGSYQIIISSIPYQINKAELIIKMADLVKDKKIEGIRDIRDESDKDGLRIAIDLKAGTHPQKVVNNLYKRTELETAYHFNMLALVDGVPQVLSLKSMLENFILHRQVVVERRTKFDLKKAEERAHILQGLKKALDNIDAVIKTIKSSKDRDEARTALMKQFKLTEIQTNAILEMRLSTLAGLERKKIEDELDEKNKLIAELKALLADAKKILKVIKNELLDIAQNYGDERKTKVVSGQAKIIAHEDLIPEAECVLVVTHGGYIKRTDPSEYKRQKRGGTGVIDLDTKEEDFVTNLITANTHDDLLFFTNKGKAFQIKMYDIPEGKRASKGKSIMNFLALSADENITSVLTFPREMKKKKMSLVMVTKKGVIKKVDAESFHDVRRNGIISIKLTAGDELNWSYLVEKGDDIILASKDGQSVRFKESDAREMGRTAGGVRAIKLRPKDELIGADVIKKDDKDASLLVLSKNGFGKRTSADEYKVQKRGGSGIKTSKVTEKTGPLMKALVIRAEFEEAIAISKKGQIIRTALSDIPLLGRQTQGVRVMKLKTGDSIASLTCL, encoded by the coding sequence ATGAAAATAGTCCCAAGAGATATTGTAAAAGAGATGCGCGAGTCATATCTTGATTATGCGATGTCTGTAATTGTTACGCGCGCACTCCCTGATGTCAGAGACGGCTTGAAACCTGTCCAAAGGAGGATACTGTACGCTATGCATGGTTTAGGTTTGGCTAGTAATGCTAAATATCGTAAGTCAGCGATGGTGGTGGGTGAAGTTCTAGGTAAATATCATCCGCATGGCGACACTTCTGTTTATGAGGCAATGGTAAGGTTGGCGCAGGATTTCTCAATGCGATATCGGTTAATTGACGGACAGGGTAATTTCGGTTCAATTGACGGCGACTCAGCCGCCGCTATGCGTTATACGGAAGCAAAAATGACCAAGATAAGCGGTGAGATTTTAAAAGATATTGAAAAAGAGACTGTTGATTTCGTCCCTAATTATGATGGAGCGCTTAAAGAACCTAAAGTATTGCCATCTGCCATACCTAATCTTTTGATAAACGGAGCGTTGGGTATTGCCGTTGGTATGGCCACTAAGATTCCGCCTCACAACTTAAGAGAAGTCATTGGCGCTACGGTAGCATTAATAGACAACCCAAAGGCGACAACAGAAGATCTTTTAGAGTTTGTAAAAGGACCTGATTTTCCTACCGGAGGAATTATTTTTAATGCTAAAGATATTCACCACGCTTATGCTTCCGGAAGAGGCGGTATCATCGTCCGCGGCGAGACTGATATCGTTGAAGTAAAATCGGGCTCTTATCAGATAATCATATCTTCAATTCCGTATCAGATAAACAAGGCAGAGCTTATCATAAAGATGGCAGATTTGGTGAAAGATAAAAAGATTGAAGGCATCCGCGATATTCGCGATGAGTCTGATAAAGACGGGCTTAGAATAGCAATAGATCTTAAAGCCGGAACTCATCCACAGAAGGTGGTTAATAATCTATACAAAAGAACAGAACTTGAAACAGCATATCATTTCAATATGCTTGCGCTTGTTGATGGCGTTCCGCAGGTGCTTTCTCTGAAGTCTATGCTTGAGAATTTTATACTGCACAGGCAAGTGGTGGTTGAGAGAAGAACCAAGTTTGATTTAAAGAAAGCGGAAGAAAGAGCCCATATTCTTCAAGGATTAAAAAAGGCGTTAGATAATATTGATGCTGTTATAAAGACGATTAAATCGTCTAAAGACAGAGATGAAGCAAGAACGGCGCTTATGAAGCAGTTTAAGCTTACTGAGATTCAGACCAATGCCATACTTGAAATGAGGTTATCTACGCTTGCCGGACTTGAGCGCAAGAAGATTGAAGATGAGCTTGATGAAAAGAATAAATTAATTGCCGAACTTAAAGCGCTTTTAGCTGACGCTAAGAAAATATTGAAAGTTATTAAAAATGAACTTCTTGATATTGCGCAAAATTATGGAGACGAAAGGAAGACTAAAGTAGTTTCAGGGCAAGCTAAAATTATCGCCCATGAAGATCTTATCCCTGAAGCAGAGTGCGTGCTGGTGGTAACTCATGGAGGCTATATCAAAAGGACTGATCCTTCAGAATATAAGCGTCAGAAGAGAGGCGGAACTGGGGTTATAGACCTTGATACGAAAGAGGAGGATTTTGTCACTAATCTTATAACAGCCAATACTCATGACGATCTTCTTTTCTTTACGAATAAAGGTAAAGCATTTCAGATAAAGATGTATGACATACCGGAAGGCAAAAGGGCAAGCAAGGGCAAGTCTATTATGAATTTCTTGGCTCTTTCCGCTGATGAGAATATAACGTCAGTCCTTACTTTCCCAAGAGAGATGAAAAAGAAGAAAATGTCTCTTGTGATGGTGACAAAGAAAGGAGTTATCAAGAAGGTTGATGCCGAGAGTTTCCACGATGTAAGGAGAAACGGAATCATTTCCATAAAGCTTACGGCAGGCGATGAGCTTAATTGGTCATATTTGGTAGAAAAAGGAGATGACATTATTTTGGCAAGCAAGGATGGCCAGTCAGTGAGGTTTAAGGAGTCAGATGCGCGCGAGATGGGGCGTACGGCAGGAGGCGTGCGCGCTATAAAGCTCCGCCCTAAAGACGAGTTGATTGGCGCTGATGTTATAAAGAAAGACGACAAAGACGCATCACTTCTTGTGCTTTCTAAAAATGGTTTTGGCAAGAGAACTAGTGCTGATGAATACAAGGTGCAGAAGCGCGGCGGTTCAGGCATTAAGACTTCTAAAGTCACAGAAAAGACCGGTCCTTTAATGAAGGCGCTTGTGATAAGGGCGGAGTTTGAAGAAGCAATTGCCATTTCTAAGAAAGGGCAAATTATACGAACCGCTTTATCTGATATTCCGCTTCTCGGCAGACAAACTCAAGGGGTAAGAGTGATGAAATTAAAAACCGGGGATAGCATCGCGTCGCTAACCTGTTTATAA
- a CDS encoding C39 family peptidase, giving the protein MKTNLITNLAVSIIFLTAFFVVPISVNAQILESLLEPIMPGMTSGEGIYFEITDSEYLNVSLGSSKDIKIIMESMPEMITLVIEPVLSSTSTQLIFFGLEPMTTYYKYQDDYHNLTEFKTNEDGIYTYTQDLSNPHLIFIQPRKSTKFIKDNATGGDCTSVGIWDSATKTCTLIADVNETIQIDDAKITLDGDGYAVIGSGTGFGVYLPIITGVTVKNLNISNFFIGVFVYISRNYYNNDQNIIVENTISDNYEGIDLRFSSNSIVSKNIISNNNKGISFGFYAENNIAMDNTFLNSDFLFSYSPNNKIYHNNFLNSSVIIYGESNNLFDNELPGGGNYWGSFDEPAEGCHDSNFDKFCDTPYIFSGGQDNYPWVKQDGWESPPILDVPKYYQNTTNTPQDPDWPNETYDLTSNTIYQKGCALASVTMLLNYYGANTTPDTLEPTNPHSLNRWLNRTDGYVTSTEQLGNIIWGAMDNFSDKESFVKDWETFDCTIGNLEECKNILNYDLDNERPVIIYTFNIDANINHFVVATGKADDSWYINDPFWLNENTPTRLSDNVYRDKILGLRRYKPEPATDLSFLNITLASPAELLIIDSQGRKTGFDPITQITYNDIPNTIYYHERLDNDETGQIGVEIKNLYISMPENAIYNLQVVGTATGPYGLSFNSRDIDGDSSVSVESGLTQEHFISEYLINYNSQPDSPVKIERTVTIQDIIVKVEIAGKLNLIDNDGIEDSLIQSLNQAEKKLSQGKTETTTNILQSVINELNAQSGKHIDSGTANILIEDIQFIISQNNLNSQSVRLSFMLADLHEALSSF; this is encoded by the coding sequence ATGAAAACCAATCTAATAACAAATTTAGCAGTTTCAATAATATTTTTAACTGCTTTCTTCGTTGTGCCTATTTCAGTAAATGCTCAGATCCTAGAGTCGTTACTAGAACCAATAATGCCCGGTATGACATCAGGGGAGGGGATCTATTTTGAAATCACAGACAGTGAGTATTTAAATGTTTCTCTAGGTAGTTCTAAAGATATAAAGATAATAATGGAGTCAATGCCGGAGATGATAACGCTCGTGATAGAGCCGGTTCTTTCATCTACTTCCACCCAACTCATCTTTTTCGGTCTTGAGCCTATGACAACTTATTACAAATATCAAGATGATTATCATAATCTTACGGAATTTAAAACCAACGAGGATGGCATCTATACTTACACCCAGGACTTATCAAATCCTCATCTCATCTTCATACAACCTCGAAAAAGCACTAAATTTATTAAAGATAACGCCACAGGAGGTGATTGCACTTCAGTTGGGATTTGGGATTCAGCCACAAAAACCTGCACCCTTATCGCTGATGTTAATGAGACAATACAGATAGACGATGCTAAAATTACCCTTGATGGAGATGGTTATGCAGTAATCGGAAGCGGTACGGGCTTTGGTGTTTATCTTCCTATAATAACGGGTGTTACAGTAAAAAATCTTAATATTTCGAACTTTTTTATTGGAGTTTTTGTTTATATTTCTAGGAATTATTACAATAATGATCAGAATATTATTGTAGAAAATACGATTTCAGATAATTATGAGGGGATCGACCTTAGGTTTTCTTCTAATAGCATTGTTTCGAAAAATATTATTTCTAATAATAATAAGGGAATATCATTTGGTTTTTATGCTGAGAATAATATTGCCATGGATAACACATTCTTAAATTCAGATTTTCTATTTAGTTATTCTCCGAACAATAAAATATATCATAATAATTTTCTTAATAGCTCTGTAATTATTTATGGAGAATCCAATAATCTTTTTGACAATGAGCTTCCTGGCGGCGGAAACTATTGGGGTAGTTTTGACGAGCCCGCAGAAGGGTGTCATGATTCAAATTTTGATAAATTTTGCGACACACCTTATATTTTCTCCGGTGGGCAGGATAATTACCCTTGGGTAAAGCAAGATGGGTGGGAATCACCTCCTATTTTAGATGTTCCGAAATATTACCAAAATACCACTAATACTCCACAAGACCCGGATTGGCCGAATGAGACTTACGACCTTACATCAAATACAATATATCAAAAAGGGTGTGCTTTGGCTTCTGTAACAATGCTTCTGAATTATTATGGTGCAAATACGACCCCTGATACCCTTGAGCCAACTAACCCTCATTCATTAAATCGATGGCTGAATAGAACAGACGGCTATGTTACATCTACTGAGCAATTAGGCAACATAATTTGGGGAGCGATGGATAATTTTTCTGATAAGGAATCATTTGTTAAAGACTGGGAAACTTTTGATTGCACAATAGGGAATTTAGAAGAATGCAAAAATATTCTTAATTATGATTTGGATAATGAAAGACCGGTGATTATTTATACATTTAATATAGATGCGAATATTAATCATTTTGTCGTGGCTACTGGTAAGGCCGATGATAGTTGGTATATTAATGATCCGTTTTGGCTTAATGAAAATACTCCAACAAGACTTTCTGATAATGTTTATCGTGACAAAATCCTAGGCCTCCGTCGATACAAACCTGAACCAGCTACTGATCTATCCTTTCTTAATATAACCTTGGCCTCCCCAGCTGAATTGCTTATTATTGATTCCCAAGGCAGGAAAACCGGTTTTGATCCAATTACTCAAATCACTTACAACGATATCCCTAACACTATTTACTACCATGAGCGTTTAGATAACGATGAAACTGGCCAAATAGGCGTAGAAATAAAAAATTTGTATATCAGCATGCCAGAAAATGCTATTTATAATCTTCAGGTTGTTGGAACCGCCACTGGTCCTTATGGGTTATCTTTTAACAGCAGGGATATAGATGGCGACTCATCTGTTAGTGTTGAGAGCGGCCTAACTCAGGAGCACTTTATATCCGAGTATCTAATAAATTATAATAGTCAGCCAGATAGTCCGGTTAAAATTGAACGCACGGTTACAATTCAGGATATAATAGTTAAAGTAGAAATTGCCGGGAAATTAAATTTAATTGATAATGACGGCATTGAGGATAGCCTCATCCAAAGTTTAAATCAAGCAGAAAAGAAATTAAGTCAGGGTAAAACAGAAACTACCACAAACATTCTTCAATCCGTAATAAATGAGCTTAATGCTCAGTCAGGTAAACATATAGATTCAGGTACCGCTAATATATTGATTGAAGATATTCAATTTATCATTTCTCAAAATAATCTGAATTCTCAATCAGTACGATTATCTTTTATGCTCGCTGACTTACATGAAGCACTTTCCTCTTTTTAA